One Streptomyces sp. R28 DNA window includes the following coding sequences:
- the zwf gene encoding glucose-6-phosphate dehydrogenase encodes MPPFNVTEANPLRDAADRRLPRIAGPSGLVIFGVTGDLSRKKLMPAVYDLANRGLLPPGFSLVGFARREWAHEDFAQEVHDAVKEHARTPFREEVWQQLIQGMRFVQGTFDDDDAFERLRGTIEELDKAQGTGGNFAFYLSVPPRSFPVVIQQLKKHGLADQTGGSWRRAVIEKPFGHDLKSAEQLNKVVHEVFAPDQVFRIDHYLGKETVQNILALRFANTMFEPIWNRSFVDHVQITMAEDIGIGGRAGYYDGIGAARDVIQNHLLQLMALTAMEEPASFDADALAAEKTKVLGAVRLPKDLGRDTVFAQYAAGWQGGEKAVGYLQEEGTDPKSKTDTYAAIKLGIDNRRWAGVPFYLRTGKRLGRRVTEIAVVFQRAPHSPFDTTATEELGQNAIVIRVQPDEGVTVRFGSKVPGTSMEIRDVSMDFAYGESFTESSPEAYERLILDVLLGDSNLFPRTEEVELSWKILDPIEEYWDTHGRPAQYPSGTWGPVEADEMLERDGRSWRRP; translated from the coding sequence TTGCCACCCTTCAACGTCACTGAAGCGAATCCGCTTCGTGACGCCGCCGACCGACGGCTCCCGCGTATCGCGGGGCCGTCGGGCCTGGTGATCTTCGGCGTTACGGGCGATTTGTCACGTAAAAAGCTGATGCCCGCCGTGTACGACCTCGCCAACCGGGGTCTGCTGCCGCCGGGCTTCTCGCTGGTCGGCTTCGCCCGCCGCGAGTGGGCCCACGAGGACTTCGCACAGGAGGTCCACGACGCGGTCAAGGAGCACGCCCGGACCCCCTTCCGCGAGGAGGTCTGGCAGCAGCTCATCCAGGGCATGCGCTTCGTGCAGGGCACCTTCGACGACGACGACGCCTTCGAGCGGCTGCGCGGCACCATCGAGGAGCTGGACAAGGCACAGGGCACGGGCGGCAACTTCGCCTTCTACCTGTCGGTGCCGCCGCGCTCCTTCCCGGTGGTCATCCAGCAGCTCAAGAAGCACGGCCTGGCCGACCAGACGGGCGGCTCCTGGCGCCGCGCGGTCATCGAGAAGCCCTTCGGCCACGACCTGAAGTCCGCCGAGCAGCTCAACAAGGTCGTCCACGAGGTCTTCGCCCCGGACCAGGTCTTCCGCATCGACCACTACCTGGGCAAGGAGACCGTCCAGAACATCCTGGCGCTGCGGTTCGCCAACACGATGTTCGAGCCGATCTGGAACCGGTCCTTCGTGGACCACGTGCAGATCACCATGGCCGAGGACATCGGCATCGGCGGCCGCGCCGGCTACTACGACGGCATCGGCGCCGCCCGTGACGTCATCCAGAACCACCTCCTGCAGCTGATGGCCCTGACGGCCATGGAGGAGCCCGCCTCCTTCGACGCGGACGCGCTGGCCGCGGAGAAGACCAAGGTGCTCGGTGCCGTACGGCTGCCGAAGGACCTGGGCCGGGACACCGTGTTCGCGCAGTACGCGGCCGGCTGGCAGGGCGGCGAGAAGGCGGTCGGGTACCTCCAGGAGGAGGGCACCGACCCCAAGTCGAAGACCGACACGTACGCCGCCATCAAGCTGGGGATCGACAACCGCCGCTGGGCGGGCGTCCCCTTCTATCTCCGCACCGGCAAGCGCCTCGGCCGCCGTGTCACCGAGATCGCGGTGGTCTTCCAGCGGGCCCCGCACTCGCCCTTCGACACGACGGCCACCGAGGAGCTGGGCCAGAACGCGATCGTGATCCGCGTCCAGCCGGACGAGGGCGTCACGGTCCGCTTCGGCTCGAAGGTGCCGGGCACGTCGATGGAGATCCGGGACGTGTCGATGGACTTCGCGTACGGCGAGTCCTTCACGGAGTCCTCGCCCGAGGCGTACGAGCGGCTGATCCTCGACGTCCTCCTCGGCGACTCGAACCTCTTCCCACGCACCGAGGAGGTCGAGCTGTCCTGGAAGATCCTCGACCCGATCGAGGAGTACTGGGACACCCACGGCAGGCCCGCCCAGTACCCGTCCGGTACCTGGGGCCCCGTCGAGGCGGACGAAATGCTCGAGCGAGACGGACGGAGCTGGCGCCGGCCATGA
- the opcA gene encoding glucose-6-phosphate dehydrogenase assembly protein OpcA, whose amino-acid sequence MKIDLTDTTASKINKALVQGRRAIGTPAVGMVLTLVIVTDEENAYDALKAASDAAHEHPSRTLVVIKRVSRSPRDRTQSRLDAEVRVGADAGSGETVVLRLYGEVSDHAQSVVLPLLLPDAPVVVWWPVNAPLDPANDPLGALAQRRVTDTYASEQPVRELSSRADTYTPGDTDLSWTRITPWRSMLAAALDQVVCDVKAVEVEGEEFNPSCELLAMWLADRLDVPVKRSLSSGPGLTAVRMDTDCGPIVLDRADGSLATLSIQGQPDRAVALKRRETAELIAEELRRLDPDDTYASALRFGVERLNSVPASAVRGAEAAEATVAKAVQAVALAEAAVARAEEPDAEEEPLAAGEPSAKGDSRAKGESVGAPAEIAAKASAKEATAQEPVTKAAAK is encoded by the coding sequence ATGAAGATAGACCTCACGGACACCACGGCCAGCAAGATCAACAAGGCACTGGTGCAGGGTCGCCGCGCGATCGGCACACCGGCCGTCGGCATGGTGCTCACGCTGGTCATCGTCACGGACGAGGAGAACGCGTACGACGCCCTGAAGGCCGCGAGCGACGCCGCGCACGAGCATCCCTCGCGCACGCTGGTGGTCATCAAGCGCGTCTCGCGCTCGCCGCGCGACCGCACGCAGTCCCGGCTGGACGCCGAGGTGCGGGTGGGCGCCGACGCGGGCAGCGGCGAGACGGTGGTGCTGCGGCTGTACGGCGAGGTGTCCGACCATGCCCAGTCCGTCGTCCTTCCGCTGCTGCTGCCGGACGCCCCGGTGGTGGTCTGGTGGCCGGTGAACGCCCCGCTCGACCCGGCGAACGACCCGCTGGGCGCGCTGGCCCAGCGCCGGGTGACCGACACCTACGCCTCGGAGCAGCCGGTGCGGGAGCTGTCGTCCCGCGCCGACACCTACACGCCGGGCGACACCGACCTGTCCTGGACCCGGATCACGCCGTGGCGCTCGATGCTCGCGGCGGCTCTGGACCAGGTGGTCTGCGACGTGAAGGCCGTGGAGGTGGAGGGCGAGGAGTTCAACCCGAGCTGTGAGCTGCTGGCGATGTGGCTCGCGGACCGGCTGGACGTGCCCGTGAAGCGGTCTCTGTCGTCGGGCCCCGGTCTGACGGCGGTCCGGATGGACACCGACTGCGGCCCGATCGTGCTGGACCGGGCGGACGGCTCCCTGGCGACCCTCTCCATCCAGGGCCAGCCGGACCGTGCGGTGGCGCTGAAGCGGCGGGAGACGGCCGAGCTGATCGCGGAGGAGCTGCGGCGGCTCGACCCGGACGACACGTACGCCTCGGCGCTGCGGTTCGGGGTGGAGCGGCTGAACTCGGTGCCCGCTTCGGCGGTTCGGGGCGCGGAGGCGGCCGAGGCCACGGTGGCCAAGGCCGTGCAGGCCGTGGCCCTGGCCGAGGCTGCCGTTGCGCGGGCCGAGGAGCCGGATGCGGAGGAGGAGCCCTTGGCCGCGGGGGAGCCTTCGGCCAAAGGGGATTCACGGGCCAAAGGAGAATCGGTCGGAGCGCCCGCCGAAATCGCTGCGAAAGCATCCGCGAAGGAAGCGACGGCGCAGGAACCGGTGACGAAGGCGGCGGCGAAGTGA
- the pgl gene encoding 6-phosphogluconolactonase, whose protein sequence is MSTPQLVVHHDKELMAQAAAARLITKIVDAQASRGSASVVLTGGRNGNGLLAALAAAPARDAIDWTRLDLWWGDERFLPEGDPERNVTQAREALLDAVPLDPKRVHAMPASDGPFGTDVEAAAASYAEELARAAGPENHGAVPTFDVLMLGVGPDTHVASLFPELPAVRETERTVVGVHGAPKPPPTRVTLTLPAIRAAREVWLLAAGEDKAQAAAIALSGAGEIQAPAGGAYGRSRTLWLLDSAGASQLPRSLYPPASA, encoded by the coding sequence GTGAGTACTCCTCAGCTGGTCGTGCACCACGACAAGGAGCTGATGGCGCAGGCCGCGGCGGCCCGGCTGATCACGAAGATCGTGGACGCCCAGGCCTCCCGGGGCTCGGCGTCCGTGGTCCTCACCGGCGGCCGCAACGGCAACGGCCTGCTGGCCGCCCTCGCGGCCGCCCCCGCCCGGGACGCCATCGACTGGACCCGGCTGGACCTGTGGTGGGGCGACGAACGGTTCCTCCCCGAGGGCGACCCGGAGCGCAACGTCACGCAGGCCCGCGAGGCCCTGCTGGACGCGGTGCCGCTGGATCCGAAGCGCGTGCACGCCATGCCCGCCTCGGACGGCCCGTTCGGCACGGACGTGGAGGCGGCGGCCGCCTCGTACGCGGAGGAACTGGCGAGGGCGGCCGGCCCCGAGAACCACGGCGCGGTTCCCACGTTCGACGTCCTGATGCTGGGCGTGGGCCCCGACACGCACGTGGCCTCCCTGTTCCCGGAACTGCCCGCGGTACGGGAAACGGAGCGCACGGTCGTCGGCGTCCACGGCGCCCCGAAGCCCCCGCCGACCCGTGTGACCCTCACCCTGCCCGCGATCCGGGCGGCCCGTGAGGTGTGGCTGCTGGCGGCGGGCGAGGACAAGGCGCAGGCCGCGGCGATCGCCCTGTCGGGTGCGGGTGAGATCCAGGCGCCGGCGGGCGGGGCGTACGGGCGTTCGAGGACCCTGTGGTTGCTGGACTCGGCGGGGGCATCGCAGCTGCCGAGGTCGCTGTATCCGCCTGCGTCTGCGTGA
- a CDS encoding carbohydrate ABC transporter permease has translation MNTVRRGLGNSLVQAFLVVIGLVWLTPLAGLFLSSLRSAEDTAKGGWWTVFTSPGQLSFDNYSTLLGNAGITQAFWNTVLISVPATLLVVVLAALAGYAFAWLDFPGREAIFLVVVALLVVPVQIGLLPVAKLFGQLGLFGTIPGVVLFHVAYGLPFAVFLLRNYFAEMPKEMLEAARMDGGSEWRIFTRLVLPVGRPAIASLAIFQFLWVWNDMLVALLFADSASQPLTVELQSQIRQFGSNIDVLAPGAFVSLVVPVVVFFAFQRHFVQGVMAGSVK, from the coding sequence ATGAACACGGTCAGGCGCGGCCTGGGCAACTCACTGGTCCAGGCGTTTCTGGTGGTGATCGGGCTGGTGTGGCTGACGCCGCTGGCCGGCCTGTTCCTGTCGTCGCTGCGGTCCGCCGAGGACACGGCCAAGGGCGGCTGGTGGACGGTGTTCACCAGTCCCGGCCAGCTGTCCTTCGACAACTACTCGACGCTGCTGGGGAACGCCGGGATCACCCAGGCATTCTGGAACACCGTGCTGATCTCGGTGCCGGCGACCCTGCTGGTGGTCGTCCTCGCGGCACTCGCCGGGTACGCCTTCGCGTGGCTGGACTTCCCCGGGCGGGAGGCGATCTTCCTGGTCGTCGTGGCGCTGCTGGTGGTGCCCGTGCAGATCGGGCTGCTGCCGGTCGCCAAACTCTTCGGCCAGCTGGGGCTGTTCGGCACGATTCCTGGCGTCGTCCTCTTCCACGTGGCGTACGGGCTGCCCTTCGCGGTGTTCCTGCTGCGCAACTACTTCGCCGAGATGCCGAAGGAGATGCTGGAGGCGGCGCGGATGGACGGCGGCAGTGAGTGGCGGATCTTCACCCGGCTGGTGCTGCCGGTGGGGCGGCCGGCCATCGCCTCGCTGGCCATCTTCCAGTTCCTGTGGGTGTGGAACGACATGCTGGTGGCGTTGCTGTTCGCCGACAGTGCGTCGCAGCCGCTGACGGTTGAACTCCAGTCACAGATACGGCAGTTCGGCAGCAACATCGATGTGCTGGCGCCGGGGGCGTTCGTGTCGCTGGTGGTGCCGGTGGTCGTGTTCTTCGCGTTCCAGCGGCACTTCGTGCAGGGGGTGATGGCGGGGTCGGTGAAGTAG
- a CDS encoding ABC transporter permease subunit, giving the protein MTATLVKETSPAPSAGAGKARSRRTRRRGRIIALLFVFPALLLLGALVVYPVLFSVGRSFFDASGTRFVGGENYSEMFRDPATLKAIRNTTIWVVVAPALLTGLGLILAVLVEKVRWATAFKLLLFMPMAVSFLAAGIIFRLAYDEDPDKGVLNAAAVSVHDAFQGTSTYPTARARDGQGLTKGTDGSYRTSAGVSPGEAVTLGLVGVLPDDLPGGTEPAYAAAGRKASPDELRGVVYLDFTPGGGGEQGKVDRRENGLPEMKVEAVRAGKAVASTTTASDGSFRFEGLDQGSYTVKLPASNFAAPYEGISWLGPTLVTPAIIGAYLWIWTGFAMVLIGAGLSALPRDSLEAARMDGANEWQIFRRITVPLLAPVLTVVFVTLVINVMKVFDLVYIIAPGPVQEDATVLATQMWLVSFGGGNNQGLGSALGVLLLLLVIPAMVFNVRRFRGSQR; this is encoded by the coding sequence ATGACCGCCACCCTCGTGAAAGAGACGAGCCCGGCGCCCTCCGCGGGCGCCGGCAAGGCGCGCAGCCGGCGCACCCGGCGGCGCGGCCGGATCATCGCCCTGCTCTTCGTCTTCCCCGCGCTGCTCCTGCTCGGTGCCCTGGTCGTCTACCCCGTCCTCTTCTCCGTCGGACGCAGCTTCTTCGACGCCTCCGGCACCCGTTTCGTGGGCGGCGAGAACTACTCGGAGATGTTCCGCGACCCGGCCACCCTCAAGGCCATCCGCAACACCACGATCTGGGTGGTGGTGGCCCCGGCTCTGCTGACCGGCCTCGGCCTGATCCTGGCCGTGCTGGTGGAGAAGGTCCGCTGGGCCACCGCGTTCAAGCTGCTGCTGTTCATGCCGATGGCCGTGTCCTTCCTCGCCGCCGGCATCATCTTCCGGCTCGCGTACGACGAGGACCCCGACAAGGGCGTGCTGAACGCCGCCGCCGTCTCCGTGCACGACGCCTTCCAGGGCACGTCGACGTACCCGACGGCCCGGGCGCGCGACGGGCAGGGACTGACGAAGGGCACCGACGGTTCGTACCGCACGAGCGCGGGCGTCTCCCCAGGCGAGGCGGTGACGCTGGGCCTGGTCGGTGTGCTCCCCGACGACCTGCCCGGCGGCACCGAGCCGGCGTACGCGGCGGCGGGGCGGAAGGCGAGCCCCGATGAGCTGCGCGGCGTCGTGTACCTCGACTTCACACCCGGCGGGGGAGGGGAACAGGGCAAGGTCGACCGGCGGGAGAACGGGCTGCCCGAGATGAAGGTCGAGGCGGTGCGGGCCGGGAAGGCGGTCGCCTCGACGACCACGGCGTCCGACGGCTCCTTCCGCTTCGAGGGGCTGGACCAGGGCTCGTACACGGTGAAGCTGCCGGCCTCGAACTTCGCCGCTCCCTACGAGGGCATCTCCTGGCTCGGGCCGACGCTCGTCACGCCGGCGATCATCGGGGCGTACCTGTGGATCTGGACCGGCTTCGCGATGGTCCTGATCGGCGCCGGTCTCTCGGCCCTGCCCCGGGACTCGCTGGAGGCGGCGCGGATGGACGGCGCGAACGAGTGGCAGATCTTCCGGCGGATCACCGTGCCGCTGCTGGCACCGGTACTGACGGTGGTCTTCGTGACCCTCGTGATCAACGTGATGAAGGTCTTCGACCTCGTCTACATCATCGCGCCCGGGCCGGTGCAGGAGGACGCGACCGTGCTCGCGACGCAGATGTGGCTGGTGTCGTTCGGCGGCGGCAACAACCAGGGGCTCGGCAGCGCACTGGGCGTACTGCTTCTGCTGCTGGTCATCCCGGCCATGGTCTTCAACGTCCGCCGTTTCCGAGGGAGTCAGCGATGA
- a CDS encoding ABC transporter substrate-binding protein: MMRRRTTLLTGCTTLVLALGATACGGGPVSAGGGDKALSGQTVTVAGVWSGTEQKNFQKVLDAFTEKTGAKTQFTSTGDNVSTVVGSKIEGGNAPDVVMVPQVGVLQQFAKNDWLKPLSKTTQQSVDTNFAPVWKDYGSVDGTLYGLYFKAAHKSTVWYSPDALAQAGVEPPKSYDDLLKAGHTVSDSGLAAFSVAGQDGWTLTDWFENVYLSQAGPEKYDALAAHKLKWTDASVVEALSTLGKLFKDKQLIAGGQKGALNTDFPGSVEKVFGPKPEAGMVYEGDFVAGVAKDQFGKSIGEDANFFPFPAVGAGKAPVVSGGDAAVVLKDGKNQKAGMALLEYLATPEAAAVWAEAGGFLSPNKNVDLASYGDDVTRATAKSLVAAGGSVRFDMSDQAPAAFGGTKGAGEWKLLQDFLRDPSDPKGTAAKLEAAAAKAYEGQG; encoded by the coding sequence ATGATGCGACGACGTACGACCCTGCTCACCGGCTGCACCACTCTCGTCCTGGCACTCGGCGCGACCGCCTGCGGTGGCGGGCCGGTCTCCGCGGGCGGCGGTGACAAGGCGCTCAGCGGCCAGACGGTCACCGTGGCCGGTGTCTGGTCCGGCACCGAGCAGAAGAACTTCCAGAAGGTGCTGGACGCGTTCACCGAGAAGACCGGCGCCAAGACCCAGTTCACGTCCACCGGGGACAACGTCTCCACCGTCGTCGGCAGCAAGATCGAGGGCGGCAACGCCCCCGACGTCGTGATGGTCCCGCAGGTCGGCGTGCTCCAGCAGTTCGCGAAGAACGACTGGCTGAAGCCGCTGTCCAAGACCACCCAGCAGTCCGTGGACACCAACTTCGCACCCGTGTGGAAGGACTACGGCAGCGTCGACGGCACCCTCTACGGCCTCTACTTCAAGGCCGCCCACAAGTCGACCGTCTGGTACAGCCCCGACGCCCTCGCCCAGGCGGGCGTGGAGCCGCCGAAGTCGTACGACGACCTGCTCAAGGCCGGCCACACCGTCTCCGACTCCGGGCTCGCCGCCTTCTCGGTCGCCGGGCAGGACGGCTGGACGCTGACCGACTGGTTCGAGAACGTCTACCTCTCCCAGGCCGGACCCGAGAAGTACGACGCCCTCGCCGCGCACAAGCTGAAGTGGACCGACGCGTCCGTGGTCGAGGCGCTCTCCACCCTCGGCAAGCTGTTCAAGGACAAGCAGCTGATCGCGGGCGGCCAGAAGGGGGCCCTCAACACCGACTTCCCGGGCTCGGTGGAGAAGGTGTTCGGGCCCAAGCCCGAGGCGGGCATGGTCTACGAGGGCGACTTCGTCGCGGGTGTCGCCAAGGACCAGTTCGGCAAGTCGATCGGCGAGGACGCGAACTTCTTCCCCTTCCCGGCGGTCGGCGCCGGCAAGGCGCCGGTGGTCAGCGGCGGTGACGCGGCCGTCGTCCTGAAGGACGGCAAGAACCAGAAGGCCGGCATGGCGCTGCTGGAGTACCTGGCGACGCCGGAGGCCGCGGCCGTGTGGGCCGAGGCGGGCGGCTTCCTGTCCCCGAACAAGAACGTCGACCTCGCCTCCTACGGCGACGACGTCACCCGCGCGACCGCCAAGTCCCTTGTCGCGGCGGGTGGTTCGGTCCGCTTCGACATGTCCGACCAGGCACCGGCGGCCTTCGGCGGCACGAAGGGCGCCGGCGAGTGGAAGCTCCTGCAGGACTTCCTGCGCGACCCGTCGGACCCGAAGGGGACCGCGGCGAAGCTGGAGGCCGCGGCGGCCAAGGCGTACGAGGGCCAGGGCTGA